In Aquiflexum balticum DSM 16537, a single genomic region encodes these proteins:
- a CDS encoding DUF5908 family protein, translated as MTLIIKELIIKGEVIEDSSPFEGKKMEEEVLKEYLTQMKKEIEQDCFERLLDKLQNQTHR; from the coding sequence ATGACGCTGATTATCAAAGAACTTATAATTAAAGGGGAAGTAATTGAGGACAGTTCTCCTTTTGAAGGAAAGAAGATGGAGGAAGAAGTTCTAAAGGAATATTTGACTCAAATGAAAAAAGAAATTGAGCAGGATTGCTTTGAAAGACTTTTGGACAAACTACAAAATCAAACCCACAGATAA
- a CDS encoding CIS tube protein — protein sequence MSEGKINKVKVIAYKDPDFKDKLGDYEVLVNPEKTAKKGQLNYSTNTTPIGSSADTVKFKGGRSEKYEFKFFFDSTGIISTKKVDDQVNELKNLMYTYNGDIHEPNYIKIFWGTQFEFQGRLYSFDQVNTMMDTDGTPLRTEIKAVFIYSVSPEKKALEEGKNSSDLTHIRTVAAGDNLPLMCYRIYGDSSFYIKVAQFNKLNDFRDIKPGDQIIFLPVI from the coding sequence ATGTCAGAGGGTAAAATAAATAAGGTCAAGGTGATTGCTTATAAAGATCCTGATTTCAAAGATAAATTGGGAGATTATGAGGTATTGGTAAACCCGGAGAAAACTGCCAAAAAAGGACAATTGAATTATTCCACAAATACTACTCCGATAGGTAGCAGTGCAGATACCGTCAAGTTCAAAGGAGGAAGATCAGAAAAATATGAGTTCAAGTTCTTTTTTGACAGTACCGGAATTATTTCAACAAAGAAAGTGGATGACCAAGTCAACGAACTCAAAAACCTGATGTACACTTACAATGGGGATATTCATGAACCCAATTACATTAAGATATTTTGGGGCACCCAATTTGAATTTCAAGGTCGCTTGTATTCATTTGATCAAGTCAATACCATGATGGATACGGACGGTACTCCGCTTAGAACGGAAATCAAGGCTGTATTTATCTATTCGGTTTCCCCCGAGAAAAAAGCATTGGAGGAAGGCAAAAACTCATCTGATCTTACACATATCAGGACAGTGGCAGCAGGCGACAATCTTCCCTTGATGTGCTATCGGATTTATGGGGACAGTAGTTTTTATATTAAAGTAGCACAATTCAATAAATTGAATGATTTCAGGGATATCAAACCTGGAGACCAAATCATTTTTCTACCTGTAATCTAA